The Candidatus Arthromitus sp. SFB-mouse-Japan genome includes a region encoding these proteins:
- a CDS encoding glycosyltransferase family A protein, whose amino-acid sequence MRFSLIMATLGRFDEIRIFLDSIDLQNYTDFELIIVDQNEENILGDIILPYKKKFYINHIRIKEKGLSLARNVGIKYAKGDIIAFPDDDCIYSLGILDFVNKFFIENKNVDFLTFRLRDKETGDDANLRWYNRDVEITSKNIFRTVISPSIFIRVKNINDVFFDENLGVGRRYGSGEESDMVLELLYRGYKGMFLNNFIIYHPNKKDSINKIYSYGLGYGATLKKHVKLRRGNNLIFDYLIIDSVIKPIFGMVINIAKFNNEGFILYKERMRSRIKGYLEYEI is encoded by the coding sequence ATGAGATTTTCTTTAATAATGGCTACATTGGGTAGATTTGATGAAATAAGAATATTTTTAGATTCAATAGATTTACAAAATTATACTGATTTTGAACTTATTATAGTTGATCAAAATGAGGAGAATATTTTAGGGGATATAATATTACCCTATAAGAAAAAATTTTACATAAATCATATAAGAATAAAAGAGAAAGGATTATCTTTAGCAAGGAATGTAGGTATTAAATATGCTAAAGGGGATATTATTGCATTTCCAGATGATGATTGTATATATAGTTTGGGTATACTTGATTTTGTAAATAAGTTTTTTATAGAGAATAAAAATGTAGATTTCTTAACTTTTAGATTAAGGGATAAAGAAACTGGTGATGATGCTAATTTAAGATGGTATAATAGAGATGTTGAAATAACTAGCAAGAATATTTTTAGAACAGTTATAAGTCCGTCTATATTTATAAGAGTTAAAAATATAAATGATGTATTTTTTGACGAGAATCTTGGGGTTGGAAGAAGATATGGATCAGGAGAAGAAAGTGATATGGTTTTAGAGTTGTTATACAGAGGATATAAAGGTATGTTTTTAAATAATTTTATAATATACCATCCAAATAAAAAGGATTCTATTAATAAAATTTACTCATATGGACTTGGATATGGTGCAACATTGAAGAAACATGTTAAACTTCGAAGAGGTAATAATTTGATTTTTGATTATCTAATTATTGATTCTGTCATAAAACCCATTTTTGGGATGGTTATCAATATAGCAAAATTTAATAACGAAGGATTTATTCTATATAAGGAACGAATGAGATCGAGAATTAAGGGTTATTTAGAATATGAGATTTAA
- a CDS encoding sugar transferase: MENIYLLDVNMDTHFIQIYKKYKKSIIYEILKRTLDIIVSLISLIILSPILLIVALLVKADSKGPVIFSQPRVGKNGKIFKMYKFRSMVENAEDILRELKSKNEMSGPMFKIKHDPRVTRIGRFIRKTSLDELPQLINVLKGDMSLVGPRPNLPREVKQFDKWMLDKLVVRPGLTCFWQVMGRNSIGFIEWMKLDIKYVEERNLILDIVLIIKTFRVLFGDKTAS; encoded by the coding sequence TTGGAAAATATATATTTATTAGATGTTAATATGGATACTCATTTTATACAAATTTATAAAAAATATAAAAAGTCAATTATTTATGAAATATTAAAAAGGACTTTAGACATAATTGTATCACTGATATCTTTAATAATTTTATCTCCAATTTTATTAATTGTAGCATTATTAGTTAAAGCGGATTCTAAAGGTCCAGTTATATTTTCTCAACCTAGAGTTGGGAAAAATGGTAAAATTTTTAAAATGTATAAATTTAGATCTATGGTTGAGAATGCAGAGGATATATTAAGAGAGCTAAAAAGTAAAAATGAAATGTCTGGACCAATGTTTAAAATAAAACATGATCCGCGGGTTACTAGGATAGGGAGATTTATAAGGAAAACTAGTTTAGATGAATTACCACAACTTATAAATGTGTTAAAGGGAGATATGTCATTAGTTGGGCCAAGACCTAATCTACCGAGAGAGGTTAAGCAATTTGATAAATGGATGCTTGACAAATTGGTTGTTAGACCAGGATTAACGTGTTTTTGGCAAGTTATGGGAAGAAATTCTATTGGTTTTATTGAATGGATGAAATTGGATATTAAGTACGTTGAAGAACGGAATTTGATATTGGATATAGTTCTTATAATTAAGACTTTTAGGGTGCTGTTTGGTGATAAAACAGCAAGTTAA
- the galU gene encoding UTP--glucose-1-phosphate uridylyltransferase GalU, whose translation MSLIKKAVIPIAGFGTRFLPITKSVPKEMIPILDKPTIHYIVEEAVNSGITDILFVTSKHKKCIEDYFDNFKELENVLELSGNYEMLNIIKDISNMANISFVRQKEQKGLGHAIYHAKAFVGSDPFCVLLGDDLIYNDNKPCLKQLIDIHDDYGGSVIGVQKVDFKDVDKYGIIDGVEVYKDLYEVKNLIEKPHVDHAPSNIAILGRYIISPSIFEFLEEGLVGKGGEIQLTDSILKLLTNEKVYAYDFEGIRYDIGNKLGYLEATIDYALRDNSINRDLTRYLKER comes from the coding sequence GTGTCACTAATAAAAAAAGCGGTAATTCCAATAGCAGGTTTTGGTACTAGATTTTTACCTATAACTAAATCTGTACCTAAGGAAATGATACCTATTTTAGATAAACCGACTATACATTATATTGTAGAAGAGGCGGTTAATTCAGGTATTACAGATATATTATTCGTTACGAGTAAACATAAAAAATGTATTGAAGATTATTTTGATAATTTTAAAGAATTGGAGAATGTTTTAGAGTTATCTGGAAATTATGAAATGTTAAATATAATTAAAGATATATCTAATATGGCTAATATAAGTTTTGTTAGACAAAAGGAGCAGAAGGGATTAGGTCATGCAATATATCATGCTAAAGCTTTTGTGGGTTCAGATCCATTTTGTGTATTACTTGGAGATGATTTAATTTACAATGATAATAAACCTTGTTTGAAACAATTGATAGATATACATGATGATTATGGGGGAAGTGTGATAGGAGTTCAAAAGGTTGATTTTAAAGATGTAGATAAGTATGGTATTATTGATGGTGTAGAAGTTTATAAGGATTTATATGAGGTTAAAAATTTAATTGAAAAACCTCATGTAGATCATGCTCCAAGTAACATAGCTATTCTTGGTAGATATATAATAAGTCCCAGTATATTTGAGTTTTTAGAGGAAGGTTTGGTAGGTAAAGGTGGAGAAATACAATTGACTGATTCTATATTAAAATTGCTTACAAATGAAAAGGTATATGCTTATGATTTTGAAGGAATTAGGTATGATATAGGAAATAAGTTAGGATATTTGGAAGCAACAATTGATTATGCATTAAGAGATAATAGTATAAATAGAGATTTAACAAGGTATTTAAAAGAGAGGTAA
- a CDS encoding mannose-1-phosphate guanylyltransferase produces the protein MLCAIIMAGGKGTRFWPLSTEEKPKQFLNLLGDRTMIKMTYDRISRVVPKERIFISTSLKYKDLVLEQLDGILPQNIIVEPESRNTSACVCLSNLYVKKKFNNCNVIVLPSDHLINDEEVFIDAILDANEFLYNNDRSIITFGIRPDRPETGYGYINSDFNSFSKINKVNSFVEKPDYDTALKYLDAGNYYWNSGIFIWNVNLILDLIDKFLNNTYKVLSPILYLNQDECNAFVNDNYSLTDNVSIDYSVMEKYNNIFVIEGNFGWDDVGSWSSIDRYSKKDVDGNVLNSAGVLMKSNNNTILTKKKILLNNVNDLIIVETDDYIVVSSKKHAQDIRFAQDYM, from the coding sequence ATGTTATGTGCTATTATAATGGCTGGTGGTAAGGGAACCCGATTTTGGCCACTATCTACGGAGGAAAAACCCAAGCAATTTCTAAACCTTTTAGGCGATAGGACTATGATAAAAATGACATATGATAGAATAAGTAGAGTTGTGCCTAAAGAAAGAATATTTATTTCTACTAGTTTAAAATATAAAGATTTAGTTTTAGAACAATTAGATGGTATTTTACCTCAAAATATAATAGTTGAACCTGAATCTCGCAATACATCAGCGTGTGTTTGTTTATCTAATTTATATGTAAAAAAGAAGTTTAATAATTGTAATGTTATAGTATTACCTTCAGATCATTTAATAAATGATGAGGAGGTTTTTATAGATGCTATATTAGATGCTAATGAGTTTTTATATAATAATGATAGAAGCATTATTACTTTTGGTATTAGACCTGACAGACCAGAAACTGGATATGGTTACATAAATTCTGATTTTAATAGTTTTTCTAAGATAAATAAAGTTAATTCGTTTGTGGAAAAACCGGATTATGATACTGCTTTAAAATATTTGGATGCAGGAAATTATTATTGGAATAGTGGTATTTTTATTTGGAATGTAAATTTAATTTTGGATCTAATAGATAAATTTTTAAATAATACATATAAGGTTTTAAGTCCAATTCTTTATCTTAACCAAGATGAATGTAATGCATTTGTAAATGATAATTATAGTTTAACAGATAACGTTTCAATTGATTATAGTGTCATGGAAAAATATAATAATATTTTTGTTATTGAGGGTAATTTTGGTTGGGATGATGTTGGAAGTTGGTCTAGTATTGATCGGTATAGTAAGAAAGATGTAGATGGAAATGTTTTAAACTCTGCAGGAGTTTTAATGAAATCTAATAATAATACTATATTGACAAAAAAGAAGATTTTGTTAAATAATGTTAATGATTTAATAATTGTAGAAACAGATGATTATATAGTGGTTTCATCTAAAAAACATGCTCAAGATATAAGATTTGCGCAAGACTATATGTAA
- a CDS encoding FprA family A-type flavoprotein — translation MRSYKIQDDLLWVGALDPELRVFDIIMNTPYGTTYNSYVVTGTEKTAIFETVKAQFFDQYIERLKETNIHLEKIDYLIVSHTEPDHAGSVEKMIDLCPNITIVASPTAIKYLKKVANKDFKYLEATQDSVISLGDKTLKFISAPFLHWPDTIYTYIEELNTLITCDSFGAHYCTENIFDDSVENYEDYMDALKYYYDCIFGPFKSFMLKALDKIKKLEIDYICPGHGPILRRDIQKIISLYKAWSTPQPKNEKPKVVICYVSAYGYTATLAETISKSICENDDVDVKLYDVISHDKNKLLDEINSADGLLFGTPTINSDMLEPIRDLLTHLNPIIHGGKVAAAFGSYGWSGEGVPNTESRLKELKMKLLTPSLKINFKPCEEDLKDAYNFGRAFKEKLFISINKK, via the coding sequence AGGTGCCCTCGACCCAGAACTTAGAGTGTTTGATATAATAATGAACACGCCTTACGGTACAACGTATAATTCATATGTGGTTACAGGTACTGAAAAAACTGCTATTTTTGAGACTGTCAAAGCTCAATTTTTCGATCAATATATTGAAAGACTAAAAGAAACTAATATACATCTTGAAAAAATTGACTATTTAATAGTTAGCCATACTGAACCAGATCATGCAGGATCTGTTGAAAAAATGATAGATCTTTGTCCAAATATAACTATCGTAGCATCACCAACTGCCATAAAATATCTAAAAAAAGTTGCTAATAAAGATTTTAAATATCTAGAAGCAACCCAAGATTCAGTAATATCTCTAGGTGATAAAACTCTTAAATTTATATCTGCTCCATTTTTACATTGGCCAGATACTATATACACATATATTGAAGAATTAAATACTCTAATAACTTGTGATTCATTTGGAGCTCATTATTGTACAGAAAATATTTTTGATGACTCCGTTGAAAATTATGAAGATTATATGGATGCACTAAAATACTATTATGACTGCATATTCGGACCATTCAAATCATTTATGCTTAAAGCTCTAGATAAGATTAAAAAATTAGAAATAGATTATATTTGTCCGGGTCATGGTCCTATTTTAAGGAGAGATATACAAAAAATAATATCCTTATACAAAGCGTGGAGTACTCCTCAACCTAAAAATGAAAAGCCAAAAGTTGTTATATGTTACGTATCTGCGTATGGTTATACAGCAACTCTTGCCGAAACAATTTCAAAATCTATATGTGAAAATGATGACGTAGATGTAAAATTGTATGATGTTATAAGTCATGATAAAAACAAATTATTAGATGAAATAAATTCAGCGGATGGTTTATTGTTTGGTACACCAACAATAAATTCAGATATGCTAGAACCTATTCGTGATTTATTAACACATTTAAATCCAATAATCCACGGTGGAAAAGTCGCTGCAGCCTTTGGTTCTTATGGATGGAGTGGAGAGGGTGTTCCTAATACTGAATCTAGGCTTAAAGAATTAAAAATGAAACTTCTAACCCCATCCCTTAAAATAAATTTCAAACCGTGTGAAGAAGATTTAAAGGATGCTTATAATTTTGGACGTGCGTTTAAAGAAAAATTATTTATATCTATTAATAAAAAATAA
- a CDS encoding cysteine hydrolase family protein: protein MIDIELDNDLIVDYNKSLLIIIDMLKGFTDIGNLKSRYISNIALDIRGYSNRFSNIIAINDNHGNSDCEFNLYPAHCIDGTKESELCDELIDLDFDYILYKNSTNGFFSYNFSNVFNDYIENNFNFIVTGCCTDICILQFCLTFKAYLNHINKNLDIIVPVNLVETYDDINHPRDELAKFSLYFMKNMGIRLINTHI from the coding sequence ATGATTGATATAGAGCTAGATAATGATTTAATAGTTGATTATAATAAAAGTCTTTTAATAATAATTGATATGCTTAAAGGATTTACAGATATTGGTAATTTAAAGAGTAGATATATATCGAATATAGCATTAGATATAAGAGGTTATAGTAATAGATTTTCTAATATTATTGCCATAAATGATAATCATGGAAATAGTGATTGTGAGTTTAATCTTTATCCAGCTCATTGTATAGATGGTACAAAAGAAAGTGAACTTTGTGATGAATTAATAGACCTAGATTTTGATTATATACTTTATAAAAATTCAACTAATGGATTTTTTTCATATAATTTTTCAAATGTATTTAATGATTATATAGAGAATAATTTTAATTTTATAGTTACAGGGTGTTGCACAGATATATGTATATTACAATTTTGTTTAACGTTTAAGGCGTATTTAAATCACATAAATAAAAATCTTGATATAATAGTTCCTGTTAATTTGGTAGAAACATATGATGATATTAATCATCCGAGAGATGAATTAGCGAAGTTTTCACTATATTTCATGAAAAATATGGGTATAAGGTTAATAAATACTCATATATAA
- a CDS encoding single-stranded DNA-binding protein, with translation MNKILLVGRLVKDPEQRIIEDSQKALIKIIIAVNRDYKEPDGERKADFIPVSFWGKKGEIILKHLHKGDLISVGGRLRMGSYVDKDGNKKYISDVVAEDFKFVRNQFKVETKVQ, from the coding sequence TTGAATAAGATATTGTTAGTTGGGCGACTCGTTAAAGATCCTGAGCAACGAATTATTGAAGATTCTCAAAAAGCTTTAATAAAGATAATTATAGCTGTGAATAGAGATTATAAGGAACCAGATGGTGAGAGAAAAGCTGATTTTATACCAGTTTCTTTTTGGGGTAAAAAAGGAGAGATTATTCTTAAACACCTGCATAAGGGAGATCTTATAAGTGTAGGTGGAAGACTTAGAATGGGATCTTATGTAGATAAAGACGGTAATAAAAAATATATAAGTGATGTTGTTGCTGAGGATTTTAAATTTGTGAGAAATCAATTTAAGGTTGAAACAAAAGTTCAATAA